The following are encoded in a window of Saccharothrix longispora genomic DNA:
- a CDS encoding SAM-dependent methyltransferase has product MPERPDIDLTKPSAARVYDYYLGGAHNFAVDREMAEQAIRMWPELPLIMQANRAFLRRAVQHCVERGATQFLDLGSGIPTAGNVHEIARAADPGARVVYVDNDPIAVTYSRTILGDDRQTAVVHEDLRRPADVLSSPQVRDLLDLSRPVVVMMVAVLHFVPGDATGVVAAYRDAVPPGSLLVVSHATHDGQDRQADEHTDLYRRRTATPMTMRTKTEVEELFTGFDLVEPGVVHLPLWRPASPEDVGEHPERVAGLAAVGVKRRTNGPVPTFE; this is encoded by the coding sequence GTGCCCGAGCGACCGGACATCGACCTGACCAAGCCCAGCGCCGCCCGCGTCTACGACTACTACCTCGGCGGCGCGCACAACTTCGCGGTCGACCGCGAGATGGCCGAGCAGGCCATCCGCATGTGGCCCGAGCTGCCGCTGATCATGCAGGCGAACCGGGCCTTCCTGCGGCGGGCGGTGCAGCACTGCGTCGAGCGCGGCGCGACCCAGTTCCTCGACCTCGGCTCCGGCATCCCCACCGCGGGCAACGTGCACGAGATCGCCCGCGCCGCCGACCCGGGAGCGCGGGTCGTCTACGTCGACAACGACCCGATCGCGGTCACCTACAGCCGCACCATCCTCGGCGACGACCGGCAGACCGCCGTCGTCCACGAGGACCTGCGGCGACCCGCCGACGTGCTGTCCTCCCCGCAGGTGCGCGACCTGCTCGACCTCTCCCGCCCGGTCGTCGTGATGATGGTCGCGGTGCTGCACTTCGTGCCCGGCGACGCGACCGGGGTCGTCGCCGCCTACCGCGACGCCGTGCCGCCGGGCAGCCTGCTGGTCGTGTCGCACGCCACCCACGACGGGCAGGACCGGCAGGCCGACGAGCACACCGACCTGTACCGCCGCCGCACCGCCACCCCCATGACCATGCGCACCAAGACCGAGGTCGAGGAGCTGTTCACCGGCTTCGACCTGGTCGAACCGGGCGTGGTGCACCTGCCCCTGTGGCGGCCCGCGTCACCGGAGGACGTCGGCGAGCACCCCGAGCGCGTCGCCGGCCTGGCCGCCGTGGGCGTCAAACGCCGGACCAACGGCCCGGTTCCCACCTTCGAGTGA
- a CDS encoding HNH endonuclease family protein gives MSGKRTTTVGSVVVLIILIVIGYFLTREEGSEPPSPTGAPTSGPAAPGDDPAAQLAALTVAPEGKMTGYSRDRFPHWSSQGDSCDTREVVLQRQGTDVRTDSACKATSGTWTSVYDGVVVEDAGKLDIDHTVALAEAWRSGADKWTDEERGKFANDLGGLQLIAVTASSNRSKGDQDAAKWKPPAESYWCTYARAVVSVKTLYSLTVDEAERDALATMLKTC, from the coding sequence ATGAGCGGCAAGCGGACGACCACCGTGGGCAGCGTCGTGGTGCTGATCATCCTGATCGTGATCGGCTACTTCCTGACCCGGGAGGAGGGTTCCGAGCCGCCCTCGCCGACGGGGGCGCCGACCTCGGGACCGGCCGCGCCCGGTGACGACCCGGCCGCGCAGCTGGCCGCGCTCACCGTGGCGCCCGAGGGGAAGATGACGGGTTACAGCCGCGACCGGTTCCCGCACTGGAGCAGCCAGGGCGACTCGTGCGACACGCGCGAGGTCGTGCTCCAGCGGCAGGGCACCGACGTGCGGACCGACTCGGCGTGCAAGGCGACGTCGGGGACGTGGACCAGCGTGTACGACGGGGTCGTGGTGGAGGACGCGGGCAAGCTCGACATCGACCACACGGTGGCGCTGGCGGAGGCGTGGCGGTCGGGCGCGGACAAGTGGACCGACGAGGAGCGCGGGAAGTTCGCCAACGACCTGGGCGGGTTGCAGCTGATCGCGGTGACGGCGAGCAGCAACCGCTCCAAGGGCGACCAGGACGCGGCGAAGTGGAAGCCGCCGGCGGAGTCGTACTGGTGCACCTACGCGCGTGCCGTCGTGTCGGTGAAGACGCTGTACTCGCTGACCGTGGACGAGGCGGAGCGCGACGCCCTGGCCACGATGCTCAAGACCTGCTGA
- a CDS encoding amidohydrolase, translating to MILDLKFVRGRVVTMDPAHPVASVIGVWAGRIAGLDDDVADLPARRVVDLGGATVLPGFIDAHNHLAWAGRASRTLDIFACRTVAQVVDLLRVATRSSDWLEVAGYDHRALDRPLTSRDLDRVGTRVYVQDLSGHACVVSSDVLHVLPGHVLRDAPRGDDGAPTGFLAEGAQTAVRALRLPYSLDDIAADVELGARQCAREGVVLAAEAGVGGGLIGSSPLEVEAYQRAALPIRVQLMVSADRLEPVAAHADDGVRRAVPLGLRTGFGGDWLSIGPLKLWTDGGMIARTAALTWPYEGMDTAGQLQDDPDLMRAAILDGHTAGWQLAVHAIGDRAVDFALDALADAQAAHPRPDARHRIEHCGLVRPEQLDRIADLRVIPVIQPTFLHTYGDDYSRVMGPERAPWMYRGRTFLDRGITVAGSSDRPVADGAPLRAIQFMVERLSGSGLPVGPDEAVTAREAVAAYTTGAARACRVEDRLGTITPGKLADLVVLADDPLTCDPARIADIDVLATVVGGTFPHDRAALAR from the coding sequence GTGATCCTGGACCTGAAGTTCGTGCGCGGACGGGTCGTGACCATGGACCCGGCCCACCCGGTGGCATCCGTGATCGGCGTGTGGGCGGGTCGGATCGCGGGGTTGGACGACGACGTCGCGGACCTGCCCGCCCGGCGCGTGGTCGACCTCGGCGGCGCCACCGTGCTGCCCGGCTTCATCGACGCCCACAACCACCTCGCGTGGGCCGGCCGGGCGTCGCGCACCCTCGACATCTTCGCGTGCCGGACCGTCGCGCAGGTCGTCGACCTGCTGCGGGTCGCCACCCGGTCGTCGGACTGGCTGGAGGTCGCGGGCTACGACCACCGCGCGCTCGACCGCCCGCTCACCTCGCGCGACCTCGACCGGGTCGGGACGCGGGTCTACGTGCAGGACCTGTCCGGCCACGCGTGCGTCGTCAGCTCCGACGTCCTGCACGTGCTGCCCGGCCACGTGCTGCGGGACGCCCCGCGCGGCGACGACGGCGCGCCCACCGGGTTCCTCGCGGAGGGCGCGCAGACCGCCGTGCGCGCGTTGCGGCTGCCCTACTCGCTGGACGACATCGCCGCCGACGTCGAGCTCGGCGCACGCCAGTGCGCCCGCGAGGGCGTCGTGCTCGCCGCCGAGGCGGGCGTCGGCGGCGGCCTGATCGGCAGCAGTCCGCTGGAGGTCGAGGCGTACCAGCGGGCCGCGCTGCCGATCCGGGTCCAGCTGATGGTGTCCGCCGACCGCCTCGAACCGGTCGCCGCGCACGCCGACGACGGTGTTCGCCGCGCCGTGCCGCTCGGCCTGCGCACCGGGTTCGGCGGCGACTGGCTGTCCATCGGCCCGCTCAAGCTGTGGACCGACGGCGGCATGATCGCCCGCACCGCCGCCCTCACCTGGCCGTACGAGGGCATGGACACCGCCGGTCAGCTCCAGGACGACCCCGACCTGATGCGCGCGGCGATCCTCGACGGCCACACCGCCGGGTGGCAGCTCGCCGTGCACGCCATCGGCGACCGGGCCGTCGACTTCGCCCTCGACGCCCTGGCGGACGCCCAGGCCGCCCACCCCCGCCCCGATGCCCGCCACCGCATCGAGCACTGCGGCCTGGTGCGCCCGGAGCAGCTCGACCGCATCGCCGACCTGCGGGTGATCCCGGTGATCCAGCCGACCTTCCTGCACACCTACGGCGACGACTACTCACGCGTCATGGGCCCCGAGCGGGCCCCGTGGATGTACCGCGGCCGCACCTTCCTCGACCGCGGCATCACCGTCGCCGGCAGCTCGGACCGCCCGGTGGCCGACGGGGCCCCGCTGCGCGCCATCCAGTTCATGGTCGAACGCCTGTCCGGCAGCGGCCTCCCGGTGGGCCCGGACGAGGCCGTCACCGCCCGCGAAGCCGTCGCCGCCTACACCACGGGCGCCGCCCGCGCGTGCCGGGTCGAGGACCGCCTGGGCACGATCACGCCGGGCAAGCTCGCCGACCTGGTCGTGCTCGCCGACGACCCGCTGACGTGCGACCCGGCCCGGATCGCCGACATCGACGTCCTCGCCACCGTCGTGGGCGGCACCTTCCCCCACGACCGGGCGGCCCTCGCCCGCTGA
- a CDS encoding beta-N-acetylhexosaminidase — MPSRSTTRTSGSPRSGSGRRGLGRALVALLVVGAVGAATPAHAAPENPLRHIVPAPVSATPRPGVTFTLGADTRIHTHPGSAGAEQVGEFLAGVLRPSTGYRLPVVPGASARGITLLLAGADPRVGDEGYQLDVTRLGVVIRARTAAGLFAGVQTFRQILPAKVEAKTKQRGPFTAPGGRVLDYPRYAHRGAMLDVARHFFSPDEVKRYIDQIALYKVNRLHLHLTDDQGWRLEIKSWPNLTAHGGSTEVGGGPGGFYTQEQYRDLVAYAAARHITVIPEIDMPGHTNAALSSYPELNCDGVAPPLYTGIEVGFSSLCIDKDITYRFVDDVLRELAALTPGKYVHIGGDEAHATTDPDYDLFMDRVLPLVAAHGKVATGWHEFVKAGPPASAVPQFWGTRTTAPDVVEAAARGNQVVLSPANKAYLDMKYDASTPLGLSWAGYTDVQDAYDWNPGAYVEGLPAEAVRGVEAPLWSETLTNSADVEFMAFPRLPAIAELGWSPWSTHDWEGFKVRLAAQGERWDVQGVNYHRHPQVPWRG; from the coding sequence TTGCCCAGCAGATCAACGACCCGGACATCGGGGTCGCCGAGATCAGGTTCCGGACGACGCGGGCTCGGCCGAGCGCTCGTCGCGCTGCTGGTCGTGGGCGCGGTGGGCGCGGCGACGCCCGCCCACGCAGCTCCGGAGAACCCGTTGCGCCACATCGTGCCCGCCCCCGTCAGCGCCACCCCCCGCCCCGGGGTGACCTTCACCCTCGGCGCGGACACCCGCATCCACACCCACCCCGGTTCGGCGGGCGCCGAGCAGGTCGGCGAGTTCCTCGCGGGCGTGCTGCGGCCGTCCACCGGCTACCGGCTGCCCGTCGTGCCCGGCGCGTCCGCCCGCGGCATCACGCTGCTGCTCGCCGGCGCGGACCCGAGGGTCGGTGACGAGGGCTACCAGCTCGACGTGACGCGGCTCGGCGTGGTCATCCGCGCCCGCACCGCCGCGGGCCTGTTCGCGGGCGTGCAGACGTTCCGCCAGATCCTGCCCGCGAAGGTCGAGGCGAAGACGAAGCAGCGCGGGCCGTTCACCGCCCCCGGCGGCCGGGTGCTCGACTACCCGCGCTACGCCCACCGGGGCGCGATGCTCGACGTGGCCCGGCACTTCTTCTCGCCCGACGAGGTCAAGCGGTACATCGACCAGATCGCGCTCTACAAGGTCAACCGGCTGCACCTGCACCTCACCGACGACCAGGGCTGGCGGCTGGAGATCAAGAGCTGGCCGAACCTCACCGCGCACGGCGGCAGCACGGAGGTCGGCGGCGGCCCCGGCGGGTTCTACACCCAGGAGCAGTACCGGGACCTGGTGGCGTACGCGGCCGCACGCCACATCACGGTGATCCCGGAGATCGACATGCCGGGCCACACCAACGCCGCGCTCTCCTCCTACCCGGAGCTGAACTGCGACGGCGTCGCACCGCCGCTCTACACCGGCATCGAGGTCGGCTTCAGCTCGTTGTGCATCGACAAGGACATCACGTACAGGTTCGTGGACGACGTGCTGCGCGAGCTGGCCGCGCTGACGCCGGGGAAGTACGTCCACATCGGCGGGGACGAGGCGCACGCCACCACCGACCCGGACTACGACCTGTTCATGGACAGGGTGCTGCCCCTGGTGGCCGCGCACGGCAAGGTCGCCACCGGCTGGCACGAGTTCGTCAAGGCCGGTCCGCCCGCGTCGGCGGTGCCGCAGTTCTGGGGCACCAGGACCACCGCGCCGGACGTGGTCGAGGCGGCGGCGCGGGGCAACCAGGTCGTGCTGTCGCCCGCCAACAAGGCGTACCTGGACATGAAGTACGACGCGAGCACGCCGCTGGGCCTGTCCTGGGCCGGGTACACCGACGTGCAGGACGCCTACGACTGGAACCCCGGCGCGTACGTCGAGGGGTTGCCCGCCGAGGCGGTGCGCGGCGTGGAGGCCCCGCTGTGGAGCGAGACGCTGACGAACTCCGCGGACGTGGAGTTCATGGCGTTCCCGCGCCTGCCCGCGATCGCCGAGCTGGGCTGGTCGCCGTGGTCGACGCACGACTGGGAGGGGTTCAAGGTCCGGCTGGCCGCACAGGGCGAGCGGTGGGACGTGCAGGGCGTGAACTACCACCGCCACCCCCAGGTGCCCTGGCGGGGGTGA
- a CDS encoding methionyl-tRNA formyltransferase, with translation MRVVMFGYQTWGHRTLQALLDSEHEVVAVVTHPKSDHAYERIWSDSVADLAAEHGVETIVRNRPDDDELFQRLKEIAPDVIVATNWRTWIPPHIFTLPKHGTLNVHDSLLPAYAGFSPLIWALINDEKEVGVTAHMMDETLDAGDIVLQRSVPVGPRDTTADLFHKTLELFGPITVDGLAEIAGGRTEFRKQDRSKASFFHKRAEEDLRIDFTWEADELDRLVRAQCAPYPSAFCFHKGERLEIVEAEVSTECYGGTPGRIFYREGDGVAIVAGALARRGKNRALLVKKVRTEDGRELGATEYFTTMGGYLTSRP, from the coding sequence ATGCGGGTCGTCATGTTCGGCTACCAGACCTGGGGCCACCGGACGCTCCAGGCGCTGCTGGACTCCGAGCACGAGGTGGTCGCGGTGGTCACCCACCCGAAGAGCGACCACGCCTACGAGCGCATCTGGAGCGACTCCGTCGCCGACCTCGCCGCCGAGCACGGCGTGGAGACGATCGTCCGCAACCGCCCGGACGACGACGAGCTGTTCCAGCGCCTCAAGGAGATCGCGCCGGACGTCATCGTCGCCACGAACTGGCGCACCTGGATCCCCCCGCACATCTTCACCCTCCCGAAGCACGGCACGCTGAACGTGCACGACTCGCTGCTGCCCGCCTACGCGGGTTTCTCGCCGCTGATCTGGGCCCTGATCAACGACGAGAAGGAGGTCGGCGTCACCGCGCACATGATGGACGAGACGCTGGACGCCGGCGACATCGTCCTCCAGCGGTCGGTGCCCGTCGGCCCCCGCGACACGACGGCGGACCTGTTCCACAAGACGCTGGAGCTGTTCGGGCCGATCACCGTGGACGGCCTGGCCGAGATCGCCGGGGGCCGCACGGAGTTCCGGAAGCAGGACCGCTCCAAGGCGAGCTTCTTCCACAAGCGCGCCGAGGAGGACCTGCGCATCGACTTCACGTGGGAGGCCGACGAGCTGGACCGGCTCGTGCGGGCCCAGTGCGCGCCGTACCCGAGCGCGTTCTGCTTCCACAAGGGCGAGCGGCTGGAGATCGTGGAGGCCGAGGTGTCGACGGAGTGCTACGGCGGCACCCCCGGTCGCATCTTCTACCGCGAGGGCGACGGCGTGGCGATCGTGGCGGGCGCCCTCGCGCGGCGCGGGAAGAACCGCGCGCTGCTGGTGAAGAAGGTCCGCACCGAGGACGGCCGCGAGCTGGGCGCGACGGAGTACTTCACGACGATGGGCGGCTACCTGACGAGCCGTCCCTGA
- the exaC gene encoding acetaldehyde dehydrogenase ExaC has protein sequence MARYAAPGQKGSVVSYRDRYDHFIGGEYVAPVRGGYFENRTPVTGEVFTEVARGTAEDVDLALDAAHGAARAWGRTSAAERANVLNDVADRIEDHLEALAVAETWENGKPIRETLAADLPLAVDHFRYFAGVVRAQEGGISQISEDLVAYHFPEPLGVVGQIIPWNFPLLMATWKLAPALAAGNTVVLKPAEQTPASIHVLMGLIAELLPPGVVNVVNGFGEEAGKPLASSRRVAKVAFTGETSTGRLIMRYASENLVPVTLELGGKSPNIFFADVAARRDAFYDKALEGFTMFALNQGEVCTCPSRALVQSGIYDRFLADATERTKAVKQGHPLDTATMIGAQVSREQFDKVMSYVEVGKREGARLVCGGEPADLGGELSGGYYVTPTIFEGDNKMRVFQEEIFGPVVAVTRFDDFDDAVKTANDTPYGLGAGVWSRDGGVAYRAGREIQAGRVWVNNYHAYPAHAAFGGYKQSGIGRENHRVMLDHYQQTKNLLVSYSPDAQGFF, from the coding sequence ATGGCGAGGTACGCGGCGCCCGGGCAGAAGGGCAGCGTCGTGTCGTACCGGGACCGGTACGACCACTTCATCGGCGGCGAGTACGTGGCCCCGGTCAGGGGCGGCTACTTCGAGAACCGCACGCCGGTCACCGGCGAGGTGTTCACCGAGGTCGCCCGCGGCACCGCCGAGGACGTCGACCTCGCGCTGGACGCCGCCCACGGCGCCGCGCGGGCGTGGGGCCGCACGTCGGCCGCCGAGCGCGCGAACGTGCTCAACGACGTCGCCGACCGGATCGAGGACCACCTCGAAGCCCTCGCCGTCGCCGAGACGTGGGAGAACGGCAAGCCGATCCGGGAGACGCTGGCCGCCGACCTGCCGCTGGCGGTGGACCACTTCCGCTACTTCGCGGGCGTCGTCCGGGCGCAGGAGGGCGGCATCTCGCAGATCAGCGAGGACCTGGTGGCCTACCACTTCCCGGAGCCGCTGGGCGTGGTGGGCCAGATCATCCCGTGGAACTTCCCGCTGCTCATGGCCACCTGGAAGCTCGCGCCCGCGCTGGCCGCGGGCAACACCGTGGTGCTCAAGCCCGCCGAGCAGACCCCGGCGTCGATCCACGTGCTGATGGGCCTCATCGCGGAACTGCTGCCGCCCGGCGTGGTCAACGTCGTCAACGGCTTCGGCGAGGAGGCGGGCAAGCCCCTCGCGTCCAGCCGCCGCGTCGCCAAGGTCGCGTTCACCGGCGAGACGTCCACCGGCCGGCTGATCATGCGGTACGCGAGCGAGAACCTGGTCCCGGTGACGCTGGAGCTGGGCGGCAAGAGCCCCAACATCTTCTTCGCCGACGTGGCGGCGCGGCGGGACGCGTTCTACGACAAGGCGCTGGAGGGCTTCACCATGTTCGCCCTCAACCAGGGCGAGGTGTGCACGTGCCCGTCGCGGGCGCTCGTGCAGAGCGGCATCTACGACCGCTTCCTCGCCGACGCCACCGAGCGCACGAAGGCGGTGAAGCAGGGCCACCCGCTCGACACCGCGACGATGATCGGCGCGCAGGTCAGCCGCGAGCAGTTCGACAAGGTCATGTCCTACGTCGAGGTCGGCAAGCGGGAGGGCGCGCGCCTGGTGTGCGGCGGCGAGCCCGCGGACCTCGGCGGCGAGCTGTCCGGCGGTTACTACGTCACGCCCACGATCTTCGAGGGCGACAACAAGATGCGGGTCTTCCAGGAGGAGATCTTCGGCCCGGTCGTCGCGGTGACCCGGTTCGACGACTTCGACGACGCGGTGAAGACCGCCAACGACACGCCGTACGGCCTGGGCGCGGGCGTGTGGTCGCGCGATGGCGGCGTGGCCTACCGGGCCGGCCGGGAGATCCAGGCAGGCCGGGTGTGGGTGAACAACTACCACGCCTACCCGGCGCACGCGGCGTTCGGCGGCTACAAGCAGTCCGGCATCGGCCGCGAGAACCACCGCGTCATGCTCGACCACTACCAGCAGACGAAGAACCTGCTGGTCAGCTACTCGCCGGACGCGCAGGGCTTCTTCTAG
- a CDS encoding CYTH and CHAD domain-containing protein: MRETERKYEAPGGTALPDLAGLPGVTAVAGPEELRLEAVYYDTEDLRLARAGLTLRRRTGGDDAGWHLKLPVGVDTREEVRLPPGRAAKRPPKELASLVQVHARGDELSPVARIRTTRHRWQLVDAKGELLAEVVEDLVSGQAVADGSTADSWREIEVELGDRGDAALLDRVEARLSEAGIERSTSSAKLTRLLADRLAPAAPAPGRGTSAADVVLAYVREQAEALRHQDPRVRRGEDDAVHQLRVATRRMRSALQAFGAVVERDRTRALTDELKWLAGVLGDARDLEVLRDRFENAVEELDPELVLGPVRAQLTRHFAPLEAAAHEASVAALDSGRYFALLDAVDALLADPPVTPLGRGKAGKVLPGLVAKTHRRLAERVAEATDDTGLHEARKAAKRLRYSVEVAEPTFGKRAKKYRKQVKDVQTLLGEHQDSVVARPVLRELGAKAHLDGENGFTFGLLHGLEDGLARRVEDRFAVVWRGVGKPKLS; the protein is encoded by the coding sequence GTGCGAGAGACGGAACGCAAGTACGAGGCCCCCGGTGGCACCGCGCTGCCGGACCTGGCCGGCCTGCCCGGCGTGACCGCGGTGGCGGGGCCCGAGGAACTGCGGCTGGAGGCGGTCTACTACGACACGGAGGACCTGCGACTGGCGCGGGCGGGGCTGACGTTGCGCCGGCGCACCGGGGGTGACGACGCGGGCTGGCACCTGAAGCTGCCGGTCGGCGTGGACACCCGCGAGGAGGTGCGGCTCCCGCCGGGCCGCGCGGCCAAGCGCCCGCCGAAGGAGCTGGCCTCGCTGGTGCAGGTGCACGCCCGCGGCGACGAGCTGTCGCCGGTGGCCCGCATTCGGACCACGCGGCACCGCTGGCAGCTCGTGGACGCCAAGGGCGAACTGCTCGCCGAGGTGGTCGAGGACCTGGTGTCGGGGCAGGCGGTGGCGGACGGCTCGACCGCCGACTCGTGGCGCGAGATCGAGGTGGAGCTGGGCGACCGGGGCGACGCGGCGCTGCTGGACCGGGTCGAGGCGCGGCTGTCCGAGGCCGGGATCGAGCGGTCGACGTCGTCGGCGAAGCTGACCCGGCTGCTGGCCGACCGCCTCGCGCCGGCCGCGCCCGCCCCGGGCCGGGGCACGAGCGCGGCCGACGTGGTCCTCGCCTACGTGCGGGAGCAGGCGGAGGCGTTGCGGCACCAGGACCCGCGGGTGCGTCGCGGCGAGGACGACGCCGTGCACCAGCTGCGGGTGGCGACCCGGCGGATGCGCAGCGCGTTGCAGGCGTTCGGCGCGGTGGTCGAGCGCGACCGGACGCGGGCGCTGACCGACGAGCTGAAGTGGCTCGCGGGTGTGCTGGGCGACGCGCGCGACCTGGAGGTGCTGCGCGACCGCTTCGAGAACGCGGTGGAGGAGCTGGACCCGGAGCTGGTGCTCGGTCCCGTGCGGGCGCAGCTGACCCGGCACTTCGCGCCGCTGGAGGCCGCCGCGCACGAGGCGTCCGTGGCCGCGCTGGACAGCGGGCGGTACTTCGCGCTGCTGGACGCGGTGGACGCGCTGCTGGCCGACCCGCCGGTCACGCCGCTGGGCCGCGGGAAGGCCGGGAAGGTGCTGCCGGGGCTGGTCGCGAAGACCCACCGGCGGCTGGCCGAGCGGGTCGCGGAGGCGACCGACGACACGGGCCTGCACGAGGCGCGCAAGGCGGCCAAGCGGCTGCGGTACTCCGTGGAGGTGGCCGAGCCGACGTTCGGCAAGCGGGCGAAGAAGTACCGCAAGCAGGTCAAGGACGTGCAGACGCTGCTCGGCGAGCACCAGGACAGCGTGGTGGCGCGGCCGGTGCTGCGGGAGCTGGGCGCGAAGGCCCACCTCGACGGCGAGAACGGGTTCACCTTCGGCTTGCTGCACGGGCTGGAGGACGGCCTGGCCCGGCGGGTGGAGGACCGCTTCGCCGTCGTGTGGCGGGGCGTCGGGAAGCCGAAGCTCTCCTGA